A genome region from Stenotrophomonas maltophilia includes the following:
- the moaCB gene encoding bifunctional molybdenum cofactor biosynthesis protein MoaC/MoaB has protein sequence MSGQMSAAFHMADVRDKRITRRRAVAVGELVAGPVAYPLIVERRLPKGDALVMAEIAGLQGAKMASALMPLCHPLPLELVRVYCAPAPERLAIRVWCECASEARTGVEMEALAGVNAALLTLYDLSKPVEPALEIGGVRLLFKEGGKSGVWLHPQGMDAEERERFRPRPPRQLQGASCVVITLSDRASRGDYVDESGPVLAEGLRALGGEVVSTEVLADGIEPLAGRLHAFAASGIRICLCTGGTGLGPRDLTPEALQSLGGRSVPGLAQMLRGLSAQHTPLAWLSRAEVVQLGGMLVIALPGSPRAAAQCMSILTPVLGHALAMIDGASHA, from the coding sequence ATGAGTGGGCAGATGAGTGCGGCATTCCATATGGCCGATGTACGTGACAAGCGCATTACCCGTCGCCGCGCGGTGGCGGTGGGTGAGCTTGTCGCCGGGCCTGTTGCCTATCCCCTGATCGTCGAGCGACGTCTGCCCAAGGGGGACGCACTGGTGATGGCCGAGATTGCTGGCCTGCAGGGGGCCAAAATGGCCTCGGCGTTGATGCCGCTGTGCCATCCGCTGCCACTGGAACTGGTGAGGGTTTACTGCGCGCCGGCGCCGGAGCGGCTTGCCATCCGGGTGTGGTGCGAATGCGCCAGTGAAGCGCGTACCGGGGTGGAGATGGAAGCGCTGGCAGGGGTCAACGCGGCCCTGCTGACCTTGTATGACCTCAGCAAGCCGGTCGAGCCCGCATTGGAGATCGGCGGTGTCCGGCTGCTGTTCAAGGAAGGCGGCAAGAGCGGCGTGTGGTTGCACCCACAGGGTATGGATGCGGAGGAGCGTGAGCGCTTCCGCCCGCGTCCGCCAAGACAGCTGCAAGGTGCGAGCTGTGTGGTGATCACGCTCAGCGATCGTGCCAGCCGGGGCGACTATGTGGATGAATCCGGGCCAGTGCTGGCCGAGGGGCTGCGTGCACTGGGCGGCGAAGTGGTCAGCACGGAAGTACTGGCCGATGGCATCGAGCCGCTGGCCGGGCGTCTGCACGCGTTCGCCGCCAGCGGCATCCGCATCTGCCTGTGCACTGGCGGCACGGGCCTGGGACCGCGCGATCTCACTCCAGAGGCGTTGCAGTCGCTGGGTGGGCGCAGCGTGCCCGGGCTGGCGCAGATGCTCCGTGGCCTTAGCGCGCAGCACACGCCGTTGGCATGGCTGAGCCGTGCCGAGGTGGTGCAACTGGGGGGCATGCTGGTCATCGCCCTGCCGGGTAGCCCGCGTGCCGCGGCACAGTGCATGAGCATTCTCACGCCGGTGCTGGGCCATGCATTGGCGATGATCGACGGGGCCAGCCACGCATGA
- a CDS encoding molybdopterin converting factor subunit 1 produces the protein MREVVVQLFGVFSELDHRRELSVRVNGEHIVDLRRALRELLLERFPRFRAGLVDYSVFADEKRVLRDSEPLPADGRVAILPPVSGG, from the coding sequence ATGAGAGAGGTCGTTGTGCAGTTGTTTGGTGTGTTTTCCGAGCTGGATCATCGTCGCGAGCTAAGCGTGCGGGTGAACGGTGAACACATCGTGGACCTGCGCCGGGCATTGCGCGAGTTGCTGCTGGAACGGTTCCCCCGGTTCCGTGCCGGGCTGGTGGACTATTCGGTGTTTGCCGATGAAAAGCGCGTGCTGCGCGACAGCGAGCCGCTGCCTGCGGACGGTCGTGTGGCCATCCTGCCACCGGTGAGCGGAGGTTGA
- a CDS encoding molybdenum cofactor guanylyltransferase — MSTITPTDLPAMAGIVLAGGLSSRMGQDKALLRWQGRSLLAHMCALLQAAGAQTLRVSGSYPVLPGVESVPDLVPRCGPLGGLYSVVKTLPDGPVWVVAVDMPLLDRQLLWRLRDAGDARCVHFRGQPLPMRLNIDRSCRTLLQSMVMDVNGPRSLYRLQRQLGSIELRLPDDGDARLLNCNTPIQWEALPHESADPVAVRTTAH; from the coding sequence ATGTCCACGATCACGCCCACTGACCTGCCGGCCATGGCCGGCATCGTGCTGGCCGGTGGCCTGTCCAGCCGCATGGGCCAGGACAAGGCCTTGCTGCGTTGGCAGGGCAGGTCCCTGCTGGCGCACATGTGCGCGCTGCTGCAGGCCGCGGGTGCGCAGACGCTACGGGTCAGCGGCAGCTACCCGGTGCTGCCGGGGGTCGAGTCGGTCCCCGACCTGGTGCCGCGCTGCGGTCCGTTGGGGGGGCTCTACAGCGTGGTGAAGACGCTGCCGGATGGCCCTGTCTGGGTGGTGGCGGTGGACATGCCGCTGCTCGACCGGCAACTTCTTTGGCGGTTGCGTGACGCAGGTGACGCTCGCTGCGTGCATTTCCGCGGGCAACCGCTGCCAATGCGGTTGAACATTGACCGCAGCTGTCGCACCCTGTTGCAGTCGATGGTGATGGACGTGAACGGGCCGCGCTCGTTGTACCGCCTGCAGCGACAGCTGGGCAGCATCGAGCTGCGCCTGCCCGACGATGGCGATGCCCGCCTGCTGAACTGCAATACCCCCATCCAATGGGAGGCTCTGCCTCATGAAAGTGCAGATCCAGTCGCAGTCCGTACGACTGCGCATTGA
- a CDS encoding DUF7009 family protein, with product MKVQIQSQSVRLRIDENELAELLAGQWVTSRTDLGALGGFSCALQLHAGEQARLDGSVTALRFALPQEDVLALQQRLPCRDGLSYELPLQPQPLHLQFDVDVRDSVRQRGVQRRASDVSVAAD from the coding sequence ATGAAAGTGCAGATCCAGTCGCAGTCCGTACGACTGCGCATTGACGAAAACGAGCTGGCCGAGTTGTTGGCGGGGCAGTGGGTGACCAGCCGGACCGACCTGGGGGCACTGGGCGGCTTTTCCTGCGCGCTGCAGCTGCATGCAGGCGAACAGGCGCGGCTGGATGGCAGCGTCACGGCGCTGCGGTTCGCGCTGCCTCAGGAGGATGTGCTAGCGTTGCAGCAGCGCCTGCCGTGCCGTGATGGACTCTCTTACGAACTCCCCCTGCAACCGCAACCGCTGCATCTTCAGTTTGATGTCGATGTACGTGACAGCGTGCGCCAGCGTGGCGTGCAGCGCCGTGCAAGCGACGTCAGCGTCGCCGCAGATTGA
- the moaA gene encoding GTP 3',8-cyclase MoaA: MSQLTDGFGRSFPYLRLSLTEACNFRCSYCLPDGYQADGRPRFLAVDEIARLVRAFATLGMHKIRLTGGEPSLRKDLDQIIATVAQVPGVRKVAITTNGCLLPRRLPGWHRAGLTALNVSMDSLRRERFHAITGHDRLPEVMEGIALAQALGLQSVKLNAVLLRGLNDDELPQWMAFLRDRPVSVRFIELMRTGDNRDYFERHHLCADVIVGQLLAAGWSERRRAADAGPAREFSHPDHRGSIGIIAPYSKDFCKGCNRLRVTARGDLRLCLFGDFGIALRPLLQSDEDQGALLARITTQLGLKAAGHGLHFGQTGLTPHLASIGG; encoded by the coding sequence ATGAGCCAACTCACCGATGGCTTCGGGCGCAGCTTTCCATACCTGCGTCTGTCGCTGACCGAAGCCTGCAACTTCCGTTGCAGCTATTGCCTGCCCGACGGCTACCAGGCCGACGGCCGGCCGCGCTTTCTTGCGGTGGATGAAATCGCAAGGCTGGTACGGGCGTTTGCCACGCTGGGCATGCACAAGATCCGCCTGACCGGTGGCGAGCCGAGCCTGCGCAAGGACCTGGACCAGATCATCGCCACCGTGGCGCAGGTGCCGGGCGTGCGCAAGGTTGCCATCACCACCAACGGCTGCCTGCTGCCCAGGCGCCTGCCAGGCTGGCATCGTGCGGGCCTGACTGCGCTCAACGTGAGTATGGACAGCCTGCGTCGCGAGCGTTTCCATGCCATCACCGGACATGACCGCCTGCCCGAGGTGATGGAAGGCATCGCCCTGGCCCAGGCGTTGGGCCTGCAATCGGTCAAGCTCAATGCCGTGCTGCTGCGCGGCCTCAATGACGACGAACTGCCGCAATGGATGGCCTTCCTGCGCGACCGGCCAGTGAGCGTGCGTTTCATCGAACTGATGCGCACCGGTGACAACCGCGATTACTTTGAACGTCACCATCTGTGCGCCGATGTGATCGTCGGGCAGTTGCTGGCTGCTGGCTGGAGCGAGCGCAGACGCGCTGCCGATGCGGGCCCCGCACGTGAGTTCAGTCATCCCGACCATCGCGGCAGCATCGGCATCATCGCTCCTTACTCAAAGGATTTCTGCAAAGGTTGCAACCGCCTGCGGGTTACCGCGCGCGGCGATCTGCGGTTGTGCCTGTTCGGTGACTTCGGCATCGCACTGCGGCCGCTGCTGCAGTCAGATGAGGACCAGGGCGCGCTGCTGGCGCGCATCACCACCCAGCTTGGGCTGAAGGCAGCCGGGCATGGACTGCATTTCGGCCAGACCGGGTTGACCCCGCATCTGGCCTCGATTGGAGGATGA
- a CDS encoding molybdenum cofactor biosynthesis protein MoaE, giving the protein MSAENLWKVVERSAAAIDPGEGIAFVSDPGFGGIDVFIGKVRDLNQGRAVQGITYDMFEPLVLNEFQRLVAEVEAEFGPRIKLYVAHARGRLAVGEVAVVVAAGSPHRDEAFRACRQLIEAVKHRSPIWKQEHYQDGDSEWSEGCSLCQPSAEHADDGHVHDHAH; this is encoded by the coding sequence ATGAGCGCGGAAAATCTATGGAAAGTGGTCGAGCGCAGCGCCGCCGCGATTGATCCGGGCGAGGGCATCGCTTTTGTGTCCGACCCCGGCTTTGGCGGCATCGATGTATTCATCGGCAAGGTGCGCGACCTGAACCAAGGGCGCGCGGTGCAGGGCATCACCTATGACATGTTCGAGCCGCTGGTACTCAACGAGTTCCAGCGCCTGGTGGCCGAGGTGGAGGCCGAGTTCGGCCCGCGCATCAAGCTGTACGTGGCCCACGCCAGGGGCCGCCTGGCGGTGGGTGAGGTGGCGGTGGTTGTTGCCGCCGGCAGTCCCCACCGTGACGAGGCTTTCCGTGCCTGCCGGCAGCTGATCGAGGCGGTCAAACACCGCTCGCCGATCTGGAAGCAGGAGCATTACCAGGATGGCGACAGCGAGTGGAGCGAAGGCTGCAGCCTGTGCCAACCCAGCGCCGAGCACGCCGACGACGGACATGTCCACGATCACGCCCACTGA
- a CDS encoding molybdopterin molybdotransferase MoeA: MITYAQALQILLAEAPTPKTEQVVIAEAADRVLAAPVVSAQHLPPFDNAAMDGFALCADGQPLPAGAILQVAGWQAAGDAAAQGEAAQAWEIMTGARMPAGLDSVVPVEQVEVLDAVEGRPARVRLQAMVTPGQHVRLRGQDVELGETVLAAGTSLDVNAMTLLHALGTARVQVQQRPQVAVISTGKELISDAAQPLQSGQIRDSNRPFLVSRLHAAGADVVWNGVVGDDVAAFDAALDAALAAGARVVLSTGAVSQGRYDFIPDALRARGATVLFHKVAIRPGKPLLFARLADGCLYFGLPGNPISAAVGLRFFVEPVLRRMLGLEEEAQLQLPLQGDVRKPPGLRMHARARVELDAGGRLSVRVLSGQESFRLKTMLQANAWAILEGEDALAPAGTLARVQGWGHREPLQLARQEEA, encoded by the coding sequence ATGATCACTTACGCGCAGGCCCTGCAGATCCTGTTGGCCGAGGCGCCGACGCCAAAGACCGAGCAGGTGGTGATTGCCGAGGCAGCAGACCGGGTGCTGGCTGCGCCAGTGGTAAGTGCCCAGCACCTGCCACCGTTCGACAATGCTGCGATGGACGGCTTCGCCCTGTGCGCGGACGGCCAGCCCTTGCCTGCCGGTGCCATATTGCAGGTTGCCGGCTGGCAGGCCGCAGGCGATGCCGCAGCACAGGGGGAGGCAGCACAGGCCTGGGAAATCATGACGGGTGCGCGCATGCCGGCCGGCCTGGACAGCGTGGTGCCGGTCGAGCAGGTGGAGGTGCTGGATGCCGTGGAGGGGCGTCCTGCGCGCGTGCGTCTGCAGGCGATGGTTACGCCCGGGCAACACGTGCGGCTGCGCGGCCAGGACGTGGAGTTGGGCGAAACCGTGCTTGCCGCTGGCACGTCGCTGGATGTGAACGCCATGACCTTGCTGCATGCCCTCGGGACAGCCCGGGTGCAGGTGCAGCAGCGGCCGCAGGTGGCGGTCATCAGCACCGGCAAGGAGCTGATCAGTGATGCGGCCCAGCCGTTGCAGTCCGGGCAGATACGCGACAGCAACCGCCCCTTCCTGGTCAGCCGCCTGCACGCCGCGGGTGCTGATGTGGTCTGGAACGGTGTCGTTGGCGATGACGTGGCTGCTTTTGATGCTGCGCTGGACGCGGCCTTGGCCGCCGGCGCGCGCGTGGTGCTGAGTACGGGGGCGGTGTCGCAGGGCCGCTATGACTTCATCCCTGATGCCCTGCGTGCCCGTGGTGCCACCGTGCTGTTCCACAAGGTCGCCATCCGCCCGGGCAAGCCGCTGCTGTTCGCCCGCCTGGCCGATGGTTGCCTGTACTTCGGCCTGCCGGGCAATCCGATATCCGCGGCAGTGGGGTTGCGCTTCTTCGTGGAGCCGGTGTTGCGCCGCATGCTGGGTTTGGAAGAAGAGGCGCAGTTGCAGTTGCCGTTGCAGGGCGATGTGCGCAAGCCACCGGGGCTGCGCATGCACGCACGGGCACGGGTGGAACTGGATGCGGGGGGGCGGCTGAGCGTGCGGGTGTTGTCCGGGCAGGAATCGTTCCGGCTCAAGACCATGCTGCAGGCCAACGCCTGGGCGATTCTGGAAGGTGAGGATGCGTTGGCCCCGGCCGGCACATTGGCTCGCGTGCAGGGTTGGGGGCATCGCGAGCCGCTGCAACTGGCCCGGCAGGAGGAAGCATGA
- a CDS encoding flavin reductase family protein encodes MINLPTVALADTVVRIGNCSGVSVDKYALFDLAPVRASRVRAPLLGRCHANLECRLHEDALVERYNFFVFEVVKAHVAVSPRHPRTLHYTGDGVFMTAGRMISRRSLFRPDMLG; translated from the coding sequence GTGATCAACCTGCCGACGGTCGCGTTGGCGGATACGGTGGTGCGCATCGGCAACTGCAGTGGCGTGTCGGTGGACAAGTACGCGCTGTTCGATCTTGCGCCGGTGCGGGCATCCCGGGTGCGTGCGCCGCTGCTGGGGCGGTGTCATGCCAACCTCGAATGCCGTCTGCACGAAGATGCGCTGGTGGAGCGCTACAACTTCTTCGTCTTCGAGGTGGTGAAGGCGCATGTGGCAGTGTCGCCCAGGCATCCGCGTACGCTGCATTACACCGGCGATGGAGTGTTCATGACGGCAGGCAGGATGATCAGCCGCCGTTCGTTGTTCCGGCCGGACATGCTGGGGTGA